A DNA window from Ctenopharyngodon idella isolate HZGC_01 chromosome 8, HZGC01, whole genome shotgun sequence contains the following coding sequences:
- the LOC127518136 gene encoding uncharacterized protein LOC127518136 — protein MRKMIERKEKTKKKKERKEKKEMKKGGRGGEKEEEEKKTMEKTENKKMTKKEKEAKKKKTTKEKKKKKVEAKKEKEEKKEKEEEENEEKEEKKEK, from the coding sequence ATGAGGAAGATGATAGAGAGGAAGGagaagacaaagaaaaagaaggAGAGGAAGGAGAAGAAGGAGATGAAGAAGGGGggaagaggaggagagaaggaggaggaggagaagaagaCGATGGAGAAGACGGAGAATAAGAAGATGACGAAGAAGGAGAAGGAGgcgaagaagaagaagacgacgaaggaaaagaagaagaagaaggtgGAGGCGAAGAAGGAGAAGGAGGAGAAGAaagagaaggaggaggaggagaatgAGGAGAAGGAGGAGAAGAAGGAAaagtag
- the LOC127517803 gene encoding uncharacterized protein LOC127517803, producing the protein RRQEKEKEEKKTVKKENEKKDEEGMEKKKEKEEKVEEEEEMKKEKEEQKKKTKEKEKKKEEEEKKTTKKEKEKNEEEEKKKTTKKEKEKRRRR; encoded by the coding sequence agacgaCAAGAGAAGGAGAAGGAGGAGAAGAAGACGGTGAAGAAGGAGAACGAGAAGAAGGACGAGGAGGGGATGGAGAAGAAGAAGGAGAAGGAGGAGaaggtggaggaggaggaggagatgaagaaggagaaggaggagcagaagaagaagacaaaagagaaggagaagaagaaagaggaggaggagaagaagaCGACAAAGAAGGAGAAGGAGAAgaatgaggaggaggagaagaagaagacgaCAAAGAAGGAGAAGGAGAAAAGGAGGAGGAGATGA